One region of Marivirga arenosa genomic DNA includes:
- a CDS encoding ATP-dependent helicase, with translation MDYLSHLNPPQREGVENLEGPTMIIAGAGSGKTRVLTYRIAHLITSKNVDPFSILALTFTNKAAKEMRERIERVVGTDARNLWMGTFHSVFARILRAEADKLGYPSNFTIYDTEDSKSLIRTIVREMGLDDKVYKQNVVYNRISGAKNNLVSWQNYINNPVYISDDEQAQKPKMGAIYKEYVQRCFRSGAMDFDDLLFNTNVLFRDHLDVLNKYQQRFKYVMIDEFQDTNISQYLITKRLSAVHQNICVVGDDAQSIYAFRGANIQNILNFEKDYPDLRVIKLEQNYRSTQNIVNAANSVILKNSAQLKKNVWTQNDDGELIHLIKSTSDNEEGRLVASSIFEDKNNKKLENKDFAILYRTNSQSRAMEEALRKSNIPYRIFGGLSFYQRKEIKDLLAYLRFTINHNDEQSFRRIINLPKRGIGASSVDKLVVTAFENDLGIWEVLQKSQRVLPSRAANAVDNFVTMIKSFKIRLDQADAYETAAFIAKQSGLLKELYDDKTIEGLNRYENVQELLNAIKEFVDDEQQEDKSLEAFIADVALLTDADNEDVENTDYVNLMTIHSAKGLEFKHVYIVGLEEDLFPSQMMLNSRADLEEERRLFYVAITRAMEKVTLSYALTRYRFGRLKNCEPSRFIEEIDPAFIKVDRKFNRSEPMGALNNGTSNSIYAKNLVAQRKTERKAVPPGKKLHTPSPDFAPSDTKDLDTGMRVEHPKFGFGEVKKMDIQGANRKATIEFENFGEKTLLLTFAKLRIL, from the coding sequence ATGGATTATTTAAGTCATTTAAATCCCCCACAGAGAGAAGGCGTTGAGAATTTAGAGGGGCCAACGATGATTATCGCTGGTGCAGGTTCTGGAAAAACAAGAGTACTTACCTATAGAATTGCTCATTTAATCACTTCTAAAAATGTAGATCCTTTCAGCATTTTAGCTTTAACTTTTACTAATAAAGCGGCTAAAGAAATGCGTGAAAGAATTGAGCGAGTTGTAGGCACTGATGCAAGAAATTTATGGATGGGAACCTTTCACTCTGTATTTGCTAGAATTCTAAGAGCTGAGGCAGATAAATTAGGTTACCCAAGTAACTTTACTATCTACGACACTGAAGATTCTAAATCTCTGATCAGAACCATTGTAAGAGAAATGGGGCTTGATGATAAGGTGTACAAACAAAATGTGGTATACAACCGAATTTCCGGGGCTAAAAACAATCTTGTTTCTTGGCAAAATTATATCAATAATCCAGTTTACATTTCGGATGATGAACAAGCCCAAAAGCCGAAAATGGGCGCTATCTATAAAGAATATGTTCAGCGTTGTTTCCGTTCTGGTGCAATGGATTTTGATGACTTGTTATTTAATACCAATGTTTTGTTTAGAGATCATTTAGATGTTTTAAATAAATACCAGCAGCGCTTTAAATATGTGATGATAGATGAGTTTCAGGATACTAATATCTCTCAGTATCTAATAACAAAACGCTTATCAGCAGTTCATCAAAATATTTGTGTAGTAGGTGATGATGCGCAAAGTATTTACGCATTTAGAGGGGCTAATATTCAAAACATATTAAATTTTGAGAAGGATTATCCTGATTTAAGAGTAATTAAGTTAGAGCAAAATTATAGAAGTACTCAAAATATAGTAAATGCTGCTAATTCCGTAATTCTAAAGAATTCTGCTCAGCTAAAAAAGAATGTTTGGACTCAAAATGATGATGGTGAATTAATACATCTTATTAAGTCTACATCAGATAATGAAGAAGGACGATTAGTGGCTTCTTCAATTTTTGAAGATAAGAATAATAAAAAGTTAGAGAATAAGGATTTTGCAATTCTTTATAGAACCAATAGCCAGTCTCGTGCGATGGAGGAAGCGCTTAGGAAAAGCAATATTCCATATCGCATTTTTGGTGGGCTGTCATTCTATCAACGTAAAGAAATCAAGGACTTATTAGCTTATCTAAGGTTTACCATAAATCATAATGATGAGCAATCCTTTAGGAGAATAATCAACTTACCTAAAAGAGGTATAGGAGCTTCTTCAGTTGATAAATTGGTGGTAACTGCCTTTGAAAATGATTTGGGGATTTGGGAAGTATTGCAGAAAAGTCAAAGAGTATTGCCAAGCAGAGCGGCTAATGCGGTTGATAATTTCGTGACTATGATCAAGTCTTTCAAAATAAGATTAGATCAGGCAGATGCCTATGAAACTGCAGCTTTTATTGCAAAGCAAAGTGGGTTATTAAAAGAGCTTTATGATGATAAAACTATTGAAGGACTCAACCGATATGAAAACGTTCAGGAATTACTAAATGCGATTAAAGAGTTTGTTGATGATGAGCAACAAGAAGATAAATCTTTAGAAGCTTTTATTGCTGATGTGGCTTTATTGACAGATGCTGATAATGAGGATGTTGAAAATACCGATTATGTAAACCTTATGACGATTCACTCTGCTAAAGGATTAGAGTTTAAGCATGTTTACATAGTAGGACTTGAGGAGGATTTATTCCCCTCTCAAATGATGCTAAACAGTAGAGCGGATTTAGAAGAGGAGAGAAGGCTTTTTTATGTAGCTATAACTAGAGCCATGGAAAAAGTAACTTTAAGTTATGCCCTTACTCGTTATAGGTTTGGTAGACTTAAGAATTGTGAACCAAGCAGGTTTATTGAAGAAATAGACCCAGCTTTCATTAAAGTAGATAGGAAGTTTAATAGATCTGAACCTATGGGAGCTTTAAACAATGGTACTTCCAATAGCATTTATGCTAAAAACCTTGTGGCACAACGAAAGACAGAGAGAAAAGCGGTCCCACCTGGTAAAAAGCTTCATACTCCTTCACCTGATTTTGCTCCAAGTGATACTAAAGACTTGGATACTGGAATGCGAGTAGAGCATCCAAAATTTGGTTTTGGAGAGGTGAAAAAGATGGATATTCAAGGTGCAAACAGAAAAGCAACTATTGAATTTGAAAACTTTGGGGAGAAGACATTGCTTTTAACTTTTGCGAAGCTGAGAATTTTATAA
- a CDS encoding MBL fold metallo-hydrolase codes for MKVTFLGTGTSQGVPVIACDCEVCSSLDYRDNRTRTSIHLEIEGKSIVIDTGPDFREQMLRERINHLDAVIYTHEHKDHTAGLDDVRSYNFKQDMDMPVYGRKSVLEQIQREFAYIFAANKYPGIPKVELNEIENKPFKIDEIEITPINVLHYKLPVFGYRFGDFTYITDVNHIPEEEKHKIRGSKVLVLSALQKFSHLSHFNLEQAMEVVKELEIPQAYFIHMGHKMGLHRDIEEELPEGMNLAYDGLQIEI; via the coding sequence TTGAAGGTAACATTTCTAGGAACAGGCACATCTCAAGGAGTACCCGTAATAGCATGCGACTGTGAAGTTTGCAGCTCTTTGGATTATAGAGATAATAGAACTAGAACTAGCATCCATCTAGAAATAGAAGGGAAAAGTATTGTGATTGATACAGGTCCTGATTTTCGGGAACAAATGCTAAGGGAAAGAATCAATCATTTGGATGCTGTGATTTATACACATGAGCATAAAGATCATACAGCAGGCTTGGATGATGTGAGATCCTACAACTTTAAGCAGGATATGGATATGCCAGTATATGGTAGAAAATCTGTGCTAGAACAAATACAAAGGGAGTTTGCTTACATTTTTGCAGCCAATAAATATCCAGGGATACCAAAAGTTGAACTGAACGAAATAGAAAATAAGCCATTCAAAATTGATGAGATAGAGATTACTCCTATCAATGTGCTACATTATAAACTACCAGTTTTTGGTTATCGATTTGGTGATTTCACGTACATCACCGATGTAAACCATATTCCTGAGGAAGAAAAACATAAAATTAGAGGGAGTAAAGTATTAGTATTAAGCGCTTTACAAAAATTCTCTCATCTATCACATTTCAATTTGGAACAAGCCATGGAGGTAGTTAAAGAATTAGAAATTCCTCAAGCTTATTTTATTCATATGGGACATAAAATGGGCCTTCATCGAGATATTGAAGAAGAACTTCCTGAGGGTATGAATTTAGCCTATGATGGACTACAAATAGAAATTTAA
- a CDS encoding NFACT RNA binding domain-containing protein, with the protein MHNNYYVFRQLSQELESKILGFELLECFSQSKDELILGFGLQKEEFYIKASLKPEFSCLSFPNQFARTKSNSIDLFTEYINQKVTSIQQYENERCFTIHFENDLSILFKMHGNRSNIIGYKNQKATKLFRNSFPQDIELELDSLDRTLDQSKEAFFKYDGNYQKLFPTFGKLIKQYFKSIHLQEKTLEEQWEIISILAEDISSPKSFYTIIWNEEIHFSLIPIGEVIKEEKSCLEGITQFFYTYAKENFIRKEKKRLSKQLEKQRNQTINYIKKSNQKLEEVIEKPGYNQLADILMANMHQIPPHAKEVDLMNFYTNEMVKIPLKSNLSPQKNAENLYRKSKNQKIELQQLEASIKQKEQELEEIEHKLAEVNNTEDIKSLKKLIKQNPKQERAQVELKVPYKKFEYGGFIILVGKGARENDELTLKYAKKNDLWLHAKDVTGSHVVLKQQSNKPFPQDVIEHAAQAAAFYSKRKSDSLSPVIVTPKKYVRKPKGLPPGMVHVDKEDTILVKPEAWWIASNPS; encoded by the coding sequence ATGCATAATAACTATTATGTATTCAGGCAATTATCTCAAGAATTAGAGAGCAAGATTTTAGGCTTTGAACTATTAGAATGTTTTAGCCAGAGTAAAGATGAATTAATTTTAGGATTTGGGCTTCAAAAAGAAGAATTCTACATCAAAGCTTCTTTAAAACCTGAGTTTTCATGTTTAAGCTTTCCTAATCAATTCGCAAGGACTAAAAGCAATAGTATTGATTTATTCACCGAGTATATAAATCAAAAAGTAACTTCAATTCAACAATATGAAAATGAAAGATGCTTTACTATTCATTTTGAAAATGATTTGAGTATACTGTTTAAAATGCATGGTAATCGATCCAATATTATTGGTTACAAAAATCAAAAAGCTACAAAACTATTCAGAAATAGTTTCCCTCAAGATATTGAATTAGAATTAGACTCTCTAGATCGTACTTTAGATCAATCTAAAGAAGCCTTTTTTAAATATGATGGAAATTATCAAAAGCTATTCCCAACATTCGGTAAGCTTATCAAGCAATATTTTAAAAGCATACATCTTCAGGAAAAAACCTTAGAAGAACAATGGGAAATCATTTCAATCTTAGCTGAAGATATAAGCTCTCCTAAGAGCTTTTACACTATTATTTGGAATGAAGAAATTCACTTTTCATTAATTCCTATTGGAGAAGTCATTAAAGAAGAAAAAAGTTGTTTAGAGGGAATTACTCAGTTTTTCTACACCTATGCCAAAGAAAACTTTATTAGGAAAGAGAAAAAAAGACTTAGCAAACAGCTTGAAAAACAAAGAAACCAAACCATCAATTACATCAAGAAATCTAATCAAAAGCTAGAAGAAGTAATTGAGAAACCAGGTTACAACCAATTAGCCGATATTTTAATGGCAAATATGCATCAAATCCCTCCACACGCTAAGGAAGTTGATTTGATGAATTTCTATACTAACGAAATGGTAAAAATACCTTTAAAGTCAAATTTGAGTCCGCAGAAGAATGCTGAAAATTTGTATAGAAAATCAAAAAACCAAAAGATTGAATTACAACAATTAGAAGCTTCTATCAAGCAAAAAGAGCAGGAATTAGAGGAAATAGAGCACAAACTTGCTGAAGTAAACAATACAGAAGATATAAAATCTCTTAAAAAGTTAATTAAGCAAAACCCTAAACAGGAACGAGCACAGGTAGAATTAAAAGTACCTTATAAAAAATTTGAATACGGTGGCTTCATTATTTTAGTTGGAAAAGGTGCTAGAGAGAATGATGAGCTTACGCTTAAATATGCAAAAAAGAATGATTTATGGTTACATGCAAAAGATGTAACTGGCTCACATGTCGTATTAAAACAACAAAGTAATAAACCGTTTCCACAAGATGTAATCGAGCATGCAGCACAGGCAGCAGCCTTTTATTCAAAACGTAAATCAGACAGTTTGAGCCCCGTAATCGTGACGCCTAAAAAGTATGTCCGCAAACCTAAGGGATTACCTCCAGGCATGGTTCATGTAGATAAAGAAGATACTATTTTGGTAAAACCAGAAGCATGGTGGATCGCTAGCAATCCCTCTTGA
- a CDS encoding response regulator: MAENKKVLIAEDSSVIQNLTKKILMMQNYSIHSAKNGEQVLKALEKESFDIILMDINMPKMDGMECTRAIRALDDEQKSSIPIIAITGNAKNYTNEEFKEAGINEYLQKPLNFDQLVETVKKLTN, translated from the coding sequence ATGGCAGAAAACAAAAAAGTACTTATAGCAGAAGATAGTTCAGTAATACAGAACTTGACCAAAAAGATTTTAATGATGCAAAACTATAGCATTCATTCAGCTAAAAATGGAGAGCAGGTTTTAAAAGCATTAGAAAAAGAATCTTTCGATATCATTTTAATGGATATCAACATGCCTAAAATGGATGGCATGGAATGCACAAGAGCTATAAGAGCATTAGATGATGAACAAAAATCATCTATTCCGATTATTGCCATTACCGGTAATGCGAAAAATTATACTAATGAAGAATTTAAAGAAGCTGGCATAAACGAATACTTGCAAAAGCCTTTAAACTTTGATCAATTAGTTGAAACTGTAAAAAAGTTAACCAACTAA
- a CDS encoding 3'-5' exonuclease, with translation MFLKLKNPLVIFDLETTGTNVVNDRIVEYSFVKVMPDGSTIKNTDKVNPERPIPVESSLIHGIYDKDVKEKPTFKQVAKELSSFLHGCDLAGFNILKFDVPVLVEEFLRADVDFDISKRKLLDAQKIFHMMEKRTLSAAYKFYCDKELVNAHSAEADTLATLEVLDAQIKRYEGESLKDLKGKVLGTIENNVETLHQITNDNMVDLAGRFVFNDDGIEVFNFGKHKGQAVENVLKKESGYYDWMMKGDFPMDTKRKLTEIKLRGFQN, from the coding sequence ATGTTTTTAAAGCTTAAAAATCCACTCGTAATATTCGATTTAGAGACTACAGGTACAAATGTTGTGAATGATAGGATCGTAGAATACTCGTTCGTTAAAGTAATGCCTGATGGTTCAACCATTAAAAATACTGATAAGGTAAATCCTGAAAGGCCAATTCCAGTAGAAAGTAGTCTAATTCATGGAATTTATGATAAAGATGTGAAAGAAAAGCCCACATTTAAGCAAGTAGCTAAAGAGTTATCATCATTTCTTCATGGGTGTGATTTAGCAGGCTTTAACATATTGAAATTTGATGTTCCAGTATTGGTAGAAGAATTTTTGCGAGCAGACGTTGACTTTGATATCTCGAAGCGAAAGCTACTAGATGCTCAAAAAATCTTCCATATGATGGAAAAGAGAACTTTGTCAGCAGCCTATAAATTTTATTGTGATAAAGAATTAGTAAATGCTCACTCTGCAGAAGCGGATACTCTAGCTACTTTGGAGGTTTTAGATGCGCAGATTAAAAGATATGAAGGTGAAAGTTTGAAAGACTTAAAAGGTAAGGTTTTGGGCACAATTGAGAATAATGTAGAAACCTTACATCAAATAACGAATGATAATATGGTTGATCTGGCGGGTCGATTTGTGTTTAATGATGATGGTATAGAAGTATTCAATTTTGGAAAGCATAAAGGTCAAGCGGTTGAAAATGTATTGAAAAAGGAGTCTGGCTATTATGATTGGATGATGAAAGGCGATTTTCCAATGGATACAAAGCGAAAATTAACCGAAATTAAGTTAAGAGGTTTTCAGAATTAG
- a CDS encoding sensor histidine kinase — protein MKKLYQYNLFLLWFKKPKTEEKFNLSCFKEDLYSLRFVIILGTALSIIFIFVDIIRYEPDFISILFRGGMGIVLLMLGGLTFLFKPERYKLTQYMGILIALFVSSLFFLHYHFNDDPAFDIFLSNILMVLIFIISTIMGMRFRYALLVNSINFLGYILYIENFNYSMIAERQISQLFVVYMVGILASYILERQKMLSFINKNELDLEVKKVESLNTVKNKLFSIISHDLRAPIVSLKGILNLYQSNSLTENEFKSITKDLEENLNNSSILLDNLLAWSKSQLQGLEIKKTEINLFKKFENLKKLFKNQLKSKNLFISIDINENDKVFADRETIQIAFRNIISNAIKFTPHGGEITVKSKPEAEDKISICIKDTGMGMSPKKLKNLFHINNETLIGTSDASGAGIGLLLVKEFIELNDGEVSVESTLGEGTKFKIVLPLLKL, from the coding sequence TTGAAAAAATTATATCAATACAATTTATTCTTACTGTGGTTCAAAAAACCAAAAACTGAGGAAAAATTCAACTTAAGCTGTTTTAAAGAAGACCTTTATTCCTTGCGCTTTGTTATAATTCTGGGAACAGCACTAAGTATCATATTTATATTTGTTGATATCATCCGTTATGAACCAGATTTCATTTCCATTTTATTCAGAGGTGGGATGGGAATTGTTTTATTGATGCTTGGAGGTCTTACGTTTTTATTCAAACCTGAAAGATACAAGCTCACTCAGTATATGGGAATATTGATCGCTCTTTTCGTGTCTTCTTTATTCTTTTTACACTATCATTTTAACGATGATCCTGCTTTTGATATTTTCTTGTCCAACATATTAATGGTTCTTATTTTTATTATTTCAACCATAATGGGAATGAGATTTAGATATGCCTTATTGGTGAATTCGATCAACTTTTTAGGCTATATCCTATATATAGAGAATTTTAATTATTCCATGATTGCGGAAAGACAAATATCGCAGCTTTTTGTTGTGTACATGGTAGGTATTTTAGCTTCATACATTTTGGAACGCCAAAAAATGTTATCCTTCATTAATAAGAATGAATTAGATCTTGAAGTTAAAAAAGTAGAATCCCTCAATACTGTTAAAAACAAACTATTTTCTATCATTAGTCATGATTTGAGGGCGCCTATAGTATCATTAAAAGGGATATTAAATTTATACCAAAGTAATTCACTCACTGAGAATGAATTTAAATCGATTACTAAAGATTTAGAAGAAAATTTAAATAATTCCTCCATTTTATTAGACAATTTATTAGCATGGTCAAAAAGTCAGCTTCAAGGCTTAGAAATTAAAAAAACTGAGATTAATCTATTTAAGAAGTTTGAGAACTTAAAGAAACTGTTCAAAAATCAACTTAAATCAAAAAACTTATTCATTAGTATTGACATTAATGAAAATGACAAAGTTTTTGCTGACCGGGAAACTATTCAAATTGCCTTTAGAAATATTATATCCAATGCTATAAAATTCACTCCACATGGAGGTGAAATCACAGTAAAGTCAAAGCCAGAAGCTGAAGACAAAATATCTATTTGCATAAAAGACACAGGGATGGGGATGAGCCCTAAGAAGTTGAAAAACCTTTTTCACATCAATAATGAAACATTAATTGGCACTTCAGATGCCAGTGGAGCAGGAATAGGATTATTATTAGTAAAAGAATTTATAGAATTGAATGATGGTGAAGTTTCAGTAGAAAGCACCTTAGGAGAAGGCACTAAATTTAAAATAGTATTACCACTCCTTAAGTTATAA
- a CDS encoding DUF3109 family protein, with the protein MILVGNTVISDDIKEKNFVCNIEKCKGACCVEGDLGAPLTDEELPIMKKIYPKVKPYLSKEGIKAIEEQGEYIEDWEGDYSTTTINEKECAYAIYDEKGILKCGIEQAYNDGEIDFIKPVSCHLYPIRITKYDDYDALNYDRWHICDPACELGDKLGTPIYKFTKDALIRNYSKEWYEELVREIESDNA; encoded by the coding sequence ATGATATTAGTAGGAAATACTGTCATCTCTGATGACATTAAAGAAAAGAACTTCGTTTGTAATATTGAGAAATGCAAGGGTGCTTGTTGTGTAGAAGGTGATTTAGGAGCACCTCTAACGGATGAGGAATTACCCATCATGAAAAAAATATATCCTAAGGTAAAACCTTACCTATCAAAAGAAGGCATTAAAGCCATTGAAGAACAAGGAGAATACATTGAAGACTGGGAAGGGGATTACAGCACTACTACTATAAATGAAAAAGAATGTGCCTATGCTATCTATGATGAAAAGGGAATTTTAAAATGTGGAATTGAGCAAGCCTACAACGATGGTGAAATTGATTTTATCAAGCCAGTTTCTTGTCATTTATATCCTATTCGTATTACAAAATACGATGATTATGATGCTCTAAATTATGACAGATGGCACATATGTGATCCAGCTTGTGAATTAGGTGATAAGCTAGGAACTCCAATCTATAAATTCACTAAGGACGCCCTTATTAGAAATTACAGTAAAGAGTGGTATGAAGAATTAGTTAGAGAAATCGAGTCTGATAATGCGTAA
- a CDS encoding PAS domain-containing sensor histidine kinase has translation MNTEYLNEITGLLNNQKYQYQLLDDLNITRYANYKCFYLLIENKILYVMPIGETDGDKSQQFFKNLHQASGLGNGQKLSIILDTTQLSNIPSSTRKEVNYFNLSLRKYWSDILFINQGIGKLIIDMYELHKPEHVEGITRVNEPKEAVKYVLEGFRSTVKDDDLESLSKEELIAEVRRLRKSKENSSTPEISDLVQSISNLAWEKEKTQYIEPKGGEELKAISGLLNSIIFDFKELHKEHTSLQDEFYNKLKFQVGEVMHQEASLRSIFDSLDSIIWMVDADFNLMAFNNKFYHHLKTMYGITPEIGMNVLDYKELKETYDKTYERISKALDGKEESYIDFYRDGEQIVKVVDSKIFPVVLNEKIFGVACLTKDITESFEAEEKIKSNERIIASVNKNISEAIYRSSHEKGLIFINQAFVKMFGFESKEELYENNQLQNIYANPEDRERLGKLLIESKEMTNIEVQFRKKNGEVFTGLLSSMVSEDENGVRYFDGAIRDVTALKNVQEKLKRQNRELKKLNTELDSFVYSASHDLKAPLSSVKGLINLAKTESNKDQLAHYLQLADKSIDKLDDFIRDIVDLSRNARQKIKPELLNFEELVQDTFDNYQYLDNFSKIERKIEVQCDVDFYSDKRRLKVIFNNLVSNAIRYYNPYLFNSYVNIKIKADKKRAVIEISDNGLGIEEQYLDKIFDMFYRASNHSKGTGIGLYIVKETLQKMKGEIKVESIPKEGTKFTVVLPNLAK, from the coding sequence TTGAATACCGAATATCTTAATGAAATAACTGGGCTTTTGAATAATCAAAAGTATCAATACCAGTTATTAGATGATTTAAACATAACCAGATATGCCAATTATAAGTGTTTTTATCTCCTTATAGAGAATAAAATACTGTATGTAATGCCTATTGGTGAAACTGATGGTGATAAATCTCAGCAATTCTTTAAAAATTTACATCAAGCGTCTGGTTTGGGCAATGGTCAAAAATTAAGTATTATTTTAGATACTACTCAATTAAGCAATATACCTTCTTCAACAAGAAAGGAAGTGAATTATTTTAACTTATCACTTAGAAAATATTGGTCGGACATTCTTTTTATAAATCAAGGTATAGGTAAGCTAATTATTGATATGTATGAACTTCACAAGCCAGAACATGTAGAGGGCATAACTCGGGTAAATGAACCAAAAGAAGCAGTTAAATATGTTTTAGAAGGTTTTCGAAGCACTGTAAAGGATGATGATTTAGAAAGTCTTTCTAAGGAAGAATTAATTGCAGAAGTTAGAAGGCTAAGAAAATCAAAAGAAAATTCAAGTACGCCTGAAATTAGTGATTTAGTACAATCCATTAGCAATTTAGCTTGGGAGAAAGAGAAAACGCAATATATAGAGCCTAAAGGAGGTGAAGAGTTAAAAGCAATTAGTGGATTGCTAAACTCGATTATTTTTGATTTTAAAGAGCTACATAAAGAACATACTAGCCTGCAAGATGAATTTTATAATAAGTTGAAATTTCAAGTAGGTGAAGTCATGCATCAAGAAGCAAGTCTAAGGTCAATATTTGATAGTTTAGACTCAATTATTTGGATGGTGGATGCTGACTTTAACCTAATGGCTTTTAATAATAAGTTTTATCATCATTTAAAAACAATGTATGGTATTACTCCTGAAATTGGGATGAATGTACTTGATTACAAGGAGCTAAAAGAGACTTATGATAAAACATATGAAAGAATTAGTAAGGCTCTGGATGGTAAGGAAGAAAGCTATATAGATTTTTATAGAGACGGAGAGCAGATTGTAAAGGTAGTAGATTCAAAAATCTTCCCTGTAGTATTAAATGAAAAGATATTTGGTGTGGCTTGTCTTACAAAAGACATTACAGAAAGCTTTGAGGCAGAAGAAAAAATTAAAAGCAACGAAAGAATAATTGCCTCTGTTAATAAAAATATTTCAGAAGCCATTTATAGAAGTTCACACGAAAAAGGATTGATTTTTATAAATCAAGCTTTTGTAAAAATGTTTGGTTTCGAATCAAAAGAAGAGTTATATGAGAATAACCAACTTCAAAATATTTATGCAAACCCGGAGGATCGAGAAAGACTAGGAAAGCTTTTAATAGAGTCAAAAGAAATGACCAATATTGAAGTCCAGTTCAGGAAAAAGAATGGTGAAGTATTTACCGGGCTATTAAGCAGTATGGTCAGTGAAGATGAAAACGGGGTAAGATACTTTGACGGAGCCATTCGTGATGTTACCGCTTTAAAGAATGTACAGGAAAAGTTAAAAAGGCAGAACCGGGAGTTGAAAAAGCTGAATACTGAATTGGATAGCTTTGTTTACAGTGCTTCTCACGATTTAAAAGCACCGCTTAGTTCGGTAAAGGGATTAATTAACTTAGCGAAGACCGAATCAAATAAAGATCAATTAGCTCATTATCTGCAACTAGCGGATAAAAGTATTGATAAGTTAGATGACTTCATTCGTGATATTGTTGACTTATCAAGAAATGCAAGACAGAAAATAAAGCCAGAGCTTCTCAATTTTGAGGAGTTAGTTCAGGATACTTTTGACAACTATCAATACCTAGATAATTTTAGTAAAATTGAGCGAAAAATTGAGGTACAGTGTGATGTTGACTTTTATTCTGATAAAAGAAGGTTGAAAGTCATTTTTAATAATTTAGTATCAAATGCAATTCGATACTATAATCCTTATTTGTTTAATTCATATGTGAATATTAAAATCAAGGCTGATAAAAAGAGGGCTGTCATAGAGATATCTGATAATGGCTTAGGAATTGAGGAACAATACCTCGATAAGATATTTGATATGTTTTATAGAGCATCAAATCACAGTAAGGGTACAGGAATTGGTCTTTACATTGTGAAAGAAACTCTTCAGAAAATGAAAGGTGAGATAAAGGTTGAATCTATTCCAAAAGAAGGGACAAAGTTCACGGTTGTTTTACCAAATTTAGCTAAGTAA